From the genome of Oryza glaberrima chromosome 1, OglaRS2, whole genome shotgun sequence:
tagtcctacacctattacaactccaagtcctatactgtaaccgactacgtacacatattcgacacaaactctaacagtATTTTACTTAGATGAGATGTTGAAATTATTTGCGATAATTGCTAGTTTTATTCATCTATTGCAGAGTTTTGGAAGAAGATTTCTCCAGGAGAACCTTACCGCATTATACTCGGCGATGTGAGGGACAAGCTGTACAACACCTGCGAGCGTGCTCGCCAGATCTTGTCGAAGGGAATTTCTAGCATTCCTGAAGACCAGACTTACACCAATGTCGAGCAGGTTGCAAAATTTAAGCTCAAAAACTATCACAGTGTTTGAAACTCAGGATTTTCTCTGTAAAATATATAGAAAGTAGTTTAGTTTCTTTATTGATCGGGGAAAAAATTCCCCGCATTCTAAATGTGACTTCTCTAAACCATATGAAGTTTATACTTGGTGAACTTTGCTGCAGTTCTTGGAGCCGCTTGAGCTGTGCTACCGATCGCTGTGCGACTGCGGCGACAAGCTGATCGCCGACGGCAGCCTGCTCGACTTAATGCGGCAGGTCTCCACCTTCGGCCTCTCCCTCGTCAAGCTCGACATCCGGCAGGAGTCGGAGCGCCACACCGACGCCATGGACGCGATCACCACGCACCTCGGCATCGGCTCCTACCGGGAGTGGCCCGAGGAGCGGCGCCAGGAGTGGCTCGTCTCCGAGCTCCGCGGCAGGCGCCCGCTCTTCGGCCCCGACCTGCCGCAGTCCGAGGAGGTCGCCGACGTGCTCGGCGCGTTCCGGGTCATCGCCGAGCTCCCCGCCGACAGCTTCGGCGCGTACATTATCTCCATGGCCACCGCGCCGTCCGACGTGCTCGCCGTCGAGCTGCTGCAGCGGGAGTGCGGCGTCAAGAAGCCCCTGAGGGTCGTCCCGCTGTTCGAGAAGCTCGCCGACCTTCAGCAGGCGCGCGCCACCATGGAGCTCCTCTTCTCCGTCGACTGGTACAAGGAGCGGATCGACGGGAAGCAGGAGATCATGATCGGGTACTCCGACTCCGGCAAGGACGCCGGCCGGCTGTCCGCGGCGTGGCAGCTGTACAAGGCCCAGGAGGAGATCGTCGGCGTGGCGGAGCGGCACGGCGTGAAGCTGACCATCTTCCACGGCCGGGGCGGCACcgtggggcgcggcggcgggccgagcCACCTCGCCATCCTGTCCCAGCCGCCGAACACCGTCAATGGCTCGCTCCGCGTGACTGTCCAGGGCGAGGTCATCGAGAAGTCGTTCGGCGAGGAGAACCTCTGCTTCCGGACGCTGCAGAGGTTCACGGCGGCGACCCTGGAGCACGGCATGAACCCGCCGGTGTCCCCGAAGCCCGAGTGGCGCCGCCTGCTCGACGACATGGCGACGGTGGCCACCGACGAGTACCGCTCCATCGTGTTCCAGGAGCCGCGCTTCGTGGAGTACttccgcgccgccacgccggagACGGAGTACGGGCGGATGAACATCGGCAGCCGGCCGTCGAAGCGGAagcccggcggcggcatcgagTCGCTGCGCGCCATCCCGTGGATCTTCGCGTGGACGCAGACGCGGTTCCACCTCCCCGTGTGGCTGGGCTTCGGCGCCGCGTTCAGGCACGCCATGCAGCAgagcgacgccggcggcggcctcgccagGCTCCGCGAGATGTACGACGAGTGGCCCTTCTTCCGCGTCACCATCGACCTCCTCGAGATGGTCTTCGCCAAGGGCGACCCCGGCATCGCCGCACTCTACGACGAGCTCCTCGTCCCCGACGACCTACGTCCATTCGGCGAGCAGCTCAGAGCCAACTACGTCGAGACACAGCGCCTGCTCCTGCAAGTAAGCAATCATCACTTCATCGGGAAAGTATTTTCTAGCACCCATGTATACTTAAGCggtttaaataattatataaaaattataaaatttggtaagatagaTTACAAACATgtttatctaaatttatttagacacgaagaaaaaatattatctACACTATATAGGTATTATTCACTGCCTGATTTTATCTAGTTATATATCAAATTTAGTCTTACATGTTTATCAATTAAATTTGTGTCGTcatactaattttttctataactatttaagtCATACATGAATAATATGTGCCACGGCACATTTTATCTCCATTGAACACGCCGCCGTCATGATATATTTTTCGTGAAAGCGTAAAAAATTGCACATTAATATATTAGATCGCCATGACATATCACACGCATTTGTTCGTATTCATAGGTTGCTGGGCACAAGGATCTCCTGGAGAGTGATCCGTACCTGAGGCAGCGGCTGATGCTGCGGGACTCGTACATCACGGCGCTGAACGTGTGCCAGGCGTACACGCTGAAGCGGATCCGGGACGGCGGGTTCAGGCCGGAGACGCGGGCGCCGCTGTCGAAGGAGCTTCTGggctcgtcggcggtggcggagaagcTGGTGAAGCTCAACCCAAACAGCGAGTACGACCCCGGGCTGGAGGACACGCTCATCCTCACCATGAAGGGCATCGCCGCTGGCATGCAGAACACGGGCTGATCGATGCAAAAGCACCATGGCCTTGCCGGTTAAAACTTTGTAGAGAAGATTGGTGGGAGTGGATTGAGACTGTAAATTGGTGTTGCTGACTTGTTTCTGGTGCTTATTGGGTCAAGAACAGATCGTACTgttcttgtttcttcagttaTCTCTGTTTTTTAGCAGTGATGGTACACGGATTTCCTGGTTCTAGCTTGAACCGTGATCACTGTTTTCTTTCAGTAACGTAGCAGATTAACCTGGAGTGGGGATATACCTGAGAATTCAGCTTCCCAAGCATATCTTTTTTTGAAACTAACTTCCCAAGAATATCTCCGCCGGAAGAAATCCAAAGTTCTTGGTCTTACTGATCAGCACGATTTATAACTGTGGATCGCCACTTTTACGCTTTGAACCCATACAGCATGTTGGATCTGATCATCTAGTGAAGGAAGCAAAGTATGAAAAACTGAACTTTTTCTAAAGAAGGTCGGAAAGCAGCTAGTCCCGGATTCACAGTACTCAGGGACCCACCTGTAAAGATATGTTTGAGAAACttaaaaatctgagaaacagtTTGTTTGGTAGTAGTATccaattttttaaaatctaCAAAAACTTGAAATTCAGTTTCTAACTTtcagttaattttttaaattctatAGCTGTTCATAATTCCAACGAAAACTAGTCGAATTCTGCTAAATTTTGATGTTTCGACATGGCTCGGAATTAAGTTTCGATTGGAATTTCGAAGGTTAAACAGTGATTTATcgaaatttaattaaaatttattgaAAACCATGATACCCATAGAACTCGAAATTTAGTGGTCGTAAACCCCTGCTGTGACAAGCTCCAGCCCTGAAGTCCCAAACCATGGCCTAAATCTGCTTCAAGAGAAGCAAGAATTCCCAACCCCTTCCCGAGGGTCTGGGCCTCGAAGCGGAAGCATTCACACCCGCAACCCTCTCGCCTCTGGACTCCGGCCATGTCGCTCTCGTCGGCGCGCCAGCGTCGGGCcacggccgcgtcgccgccgaccgacGACGGCTACTCCAAGGAAGCCAAGGACAGGAGGCGGCGCCccagcggcgaggaggaggaggagggcatcCGGTGGTTCCTCCCGTTCCtcgccctcggcctcctccgccacatGAGCGCGTCCTCCAACCTGATCCACGACTGCGACGAGGTGTTCAACTACTGGGAGCCCCTCCACTTCCTCCTCTACCGCTCCGGCTTCCAGACCTGGGAGTACAGGTCTCGCTTTTTTCTCGCCTCACTCTCCCTAAACTAAACCCTAGCTGTACAGTTCGTTTTGATGCTCGATGCGCGGGCGGAATCGCGGACCGGGATTAAACGGATTTGTGCTGTTGTACGGAGCAGGAGAGAATCGGAGGGTAGATTTTAACAAGTGTTCGTAGTGGTTCGATGGGGATGTGAAGATCTGCCGCTATTTGGGGATGGTTTGCTGACACTTCTGGGTGGGCGAGTCTGAGTGGAATGGAGCCTTGGAGATTACCTGGGAATGCGTAGTGGCGGGTGAGCATTTGAAGGACTTCGGCTTGGGAGCAATGGTGTAGCCGTGTAGGTTAGTGGAGGTGCTTGATTGAAGGGTTTTAGGTCGCGTGAGTATGCACTGAGTTACAATTCGGAGGTTTATGACATGAAGCGTTTTGTTTTAGATTTGGCACCAATGATGAGTCTGTGTGTTGGGGCTTTGCATTGTCTGCTTCTGTAGTTTGTCTGATTTGGGGTTTTGCAAATTGTGGTGATTTGATGAGGCTGGGGTGTCCAAATGATTTTATGAGGTCTTCAGATGCATGGCAGATTTATGGAGCAAAA
Proteins encoded in this window:
- the LOC127782709 gene encoding phosphoenolpyruvate carboxylase 1-like, which encodes MISLHSAPFTLLVKLPGRRRSGLTPPRCAVRGAGNVSSAAVREMAVAEGRRQHEYSIDARLRQLAPEKVSADDRLVDYETLLVARFLDILEDLHGGDFRQVVEDCLRLSGEYQSEGDPARLGELGGLLTSLDVGDAIMVASSFSHMLNLANLAEEIQMVYRKKAEASRRGDFVDEASAPTESDIDETFQRLVRGLGKSPREVFDALRSQTIDLVLTAHPTQSVRRSLLQKHASIRSCLTQLCGEGISDNEEQEIDEALQREILAAFKTDEIRRTPPTPQDEMRAGMSYFHDTIWNGVPKFLRRVDTALKNIGIDERLPYNAPLIQFSSWMGGDRDGNPRVTPEVTRDVCLLARMMAANMYFSKMADLMFELSMWRCNDELRARANELHRKSSRKYAKYYIEFWKKISPGEPYRIILGDVRDKLYNTCERARQILSKGISSIPEDQTYTNVEQFLEPLELCYRSLCDCGDKLIADGSLLDLMRQVSTFGLSLVKLDIRQESERHTDAMDAITTHLGIGSYREWPEERRQEWLVSELRGRRPLFGPDLPQSEEVADVLGAFRVIAELPADSFGAYIISMATAPSDVLAVELLQRECGVKKPLRVVPLFEKLADLQQARATMELLFSVDWYKERIDGKQEIMIGYSDSGKDAGRLSAAWQLYKAQEEIVGVAERHGVKLTIFHGRGGTVGRGGGPSHLAILSQPPNTVNGSLRVTVQGEVIEKSFGEENLCFRTLQRFTAATLEHGMNPPVSPKPEWRRLLDDMATVATDEYRSIVFQEPRFVEYFRAATPETEYGRMNIGSRPSKRKPGGGIESLRAIPWIFAWTQTRFHLPVWLGFGAAFRHAMQQSDAGGGLARLREMYDEWPFFRVTIDLLEMVFAKGDPGIAALYDELLVPDDLRPFGEQLRANYVETQRLLLQVAGHKDLLESDPYLRQRLMLRDSYITALNVCQAYTLKRIRDGGFRPETRAPLSKELLGSSAVAEKLVKLNPNSEYDPGLEDTLILTMKGIAAGMQNTG